The following proteins are encoded in a genomic region of Gimesia algae:
- a CDS encoding cold-shock protein: MAEGTIKKLTDKGFGFIDLGNGEDMFFHNSNLEGVSYDDLQEGQRVSFDKGQGPKGPRAENVKVI; encoded by the coding sequence ATGGCAGAAGGTACAATCAAAAAGCTGACGGACAAAGGTTTTGGTTTCATCGACTTGGGGAACGGCGAGGATATGTTTTTCCACAATTCGAACCTCGAGGGTGTGAGCTACGACGATCTCCAGGAAGGACAACGAGTGTCTTTCGATAAGGGACAAGGACCTAAGGGACCAAGAGCGGAAAACGTCAAGGTGATCTAA
- a CDS encoding BlaI/MecI/CopY family transcriptional regulator — translation MTKSKKAVHLSPGEMELMSMLWEKGPLTLAEAHQTFNDYGNSIAYPTMQTRLNRLAAKGLVTKSEQRPALYQAVATQSQATEGYLGQVLEKLTSGKVVPLMKHLITERTLTPDEVKELKKLLDAAEQNSRKGK, via the coding sequence ATGACTAAAAGCAAAAAAGCTGTCCATTTATCCCCAGGAGAAATGGAATTGATGAGCATGCTCTGGGAAAAAGGTCCGTTGACGCTCGCTGAAGCACACCAGACCTTTAATGACTACGGAAATTCCATCGCCTATCCCACGATGCAAACCCGACTGAATCGGTTAGCCGCCAAAGGGCTGGTAACAAAAAGCGAGCAGCGACCGGCTCTCTACCAGGCGGTCGCAACACAGAGCCAGGCCACCGAAGGATACCTCGGGCAGGTTCTCGAAAAGCTCACGTCCGGAAAAGTAGTCCCACTCATGAAGCACTTGATCACGGAACGAACTCTGACCCCGGATGAAGTCAAAGAACTCAAAAAACTTTTAGACGCAGCAGAACAGAATAGCCGCAAAGGTAAGTGA